In one window of Methanoculleus chikugoensis DNA:
- the purF gene encoding amidophosphoribosyltransferase: MCGIVGIVDAGGVSFPLYYALYALQHRGQESAGISTFEGTTLHTHKAQGLVAEVFNSQTLQDLPGNAGIGHVRYPTTGSKVSENVQPFNFRYRGLNLSIAHNGNLVNTAELREEYERRGQIFCTTTDTEIMGNIIADALRTSKSMEDAVLLCMRRLRGSYATVALLNDTVYAFRDPLGIKPLCIGKLDNGYIVASESVAIDALDGTFVRDVRPGELVRIDESGLTSIQIATANRKAYCIFEYIYFARADSVIDGTLVYDVRRRIGQKLYDTCPIEGDTVCPVPDSGIAYAAGYAKQSGIPFLEGLMKNRYMGRTFIMPTQQQRERAVRIKLNTVRGNLKDKRVVLIDDSIVRGTTSRRIVNMIRDAGAEEVHLRVGSPPIIAPCYLGVDMPTRTELIASGKEVEAVRKSIGATSLTYIPLEDLVEAIGCGERNLCTGCLTGCYPVEINNEKNCHCIVDYGAGTHQSDLSTFRAGKGRT; this comes from the coding sequence CGTCGATGCTGGCGGTGTCTCGTTTCCGCTGTACTACGCCCTGTACGCTCTCCAGCACCGGGGGCAGGAGAGCGCAGGGATCTCTACTTTTGAAGGCACGACCCTGCACACGCACAAAGCCCAGGGGCTCGTGGCCGAAGTCTTCAACAGCCAGACCCTGCAGGATCTGCCGGGGAACGCCGGAATCGGACACGTCCGCTACCCGACAACCGGGTCGAAGGTCTCAGAGAACGTTCAGCCGTTCAATTTCCGGTACCGGGGCCTCAATCTTTCGATCGCCCATAACGGCAACCTGGTTAATACGGCCGAACTCCGCGAAGAATACGAACGCCGGGGACAGATCTTCTGCACCACGACCGATACCGAGATCATGGGGAACATCATCGCCGATGCGCTCCGGACCTCGAAGAGCATGGAGGATGCCGTTCTGCTCTGCATGCGGCGGCTGCGCGGCTCCTACGCCACCGTGGCCCTCCTGAACGACACCGTATACGCCTTCCGCGACCCGCTCGGCATCAAACCGCTCTGTATCGGGAAACTCGACAACGGCTACATCGTCGCGTCGGAGAGCGTTGCGATCGATGCACTGGACGGCACGTTCGTCCGGGACGTGCGTCCCGGCGAACTCGTCCGGATCGACGAGTCCGGGCTCACCTCGATCCAGATCGCGACCGCGAACCGGAAGGCGTACTGCATCTTCGAGTACATCTACTTCGCCCGCGCCGACTCCGTGATAGACGGGACGCTGGTCTACGACGTCCGGCGGCGGATCGGGCAGAAACTCTACGATACATGCCCCATTGAGGGCGACACGGTCTGCCCGGTTCCCGACTCCGGGATCGCGTACGCCGCGGGCTACGCCAAGCAGTCCGGGATCCCGTTCCTCGAGGGGCTGATGAAGAACCGTTACATGGGCAGGACGTTCATCATGCCGACCCAGCAGCAGCGCGAGCGGGCGGTCCGGATCAAGCTCAACACCGTTCGGGGAAACCTGAAGGATAAGCGGGTGGTGCTCATCGACGACAGCATCGTCCGGGGGACGACCTCCCGCCGGATCGTGAACATGATCCGGGATGCGGGGGCCGAAGAGGTCCATCTCCGGGTCGGTTCCCCGCCGATCATCGCCCCCTGCTACCTCGGGGTGGATATGCCCACCCGCACGGAGCTGATCGCGAGCGGCAAGGAGGTCGAGGCGGTGCGCAAGAGCATCGGCGCGACGTCGCTCACCTACATCCCGCTCGAAGACCTGGTGGAGGCGATCGGGTGCGGCGAGCGGAACCTCTGCACCGGGTGCCTGACGGGATGCTATCCGGTGGAGATCAACAACGAGAAGAACTGCCACTGCATCGTGGACTACGGGGCCGGCACCCACCAGTCCGACCTCTCGACGTTCAGGGCCGGAAAGGGACGGACGTAA